The following DNA comes from Pseudomonas marginalis.
CCCGGGGAATCTGGCGGAAGTAGATCACCTCTTCGGGCACCTTGGTGTACACGCCGATCACGGTGGGCAAGGCATAAGGCACCGGCTCGGTCACGGCCATTTGCGGGCCGTGGGTGTCCAGCGGCACCGGTTCGCCGAACTGCGCCGAGAGCTTCTGGCCCCAAGCGCCGGCGGTGATCAACAGTTGCGCGGCGTGGAACTGGCGGCCGTCGGTGGTGGTGACCTGGAAGTCGGCGCCGACCTTCTGCACCTCGGCCACTTCGGTGCGTTCTTCGATCTGCGCGCCCAGGCGCCGGGCGGCACGGGCAAACGCCGGCGCGGCCAGGCGCGGGTTGGCATGGCCATCGTGGGGCGCGTAGGAGCCGCCCTTGACGTCCGGGCCGAGGAAGCCGAAGCGTTGATGCAGTTCGGCGCCACCATAAATCTTCAGGTCCAGTTGTTGCGCTTCCGGTGCGGCGGCGTAGGCCTCCAGCTCGGCAATTTCATCCTCGCGGTAACACACGCGCATATGCCCGCTGGGGATGAATTCCAGGTCGTCGTCGATCAGTTCCGGCAGGCGCTTCCACAGCGCCCACGAGCGGTTGGCCAGGGCCAGTTGGCCGAGGAAACGCCCTTGCCGGCGCACATTGCCGAAGTTCACACCACTGGCGTACTGGCCGATCTGGTCGCGCTCCAGCAGGATCACCGACTGCCCGCGACGGCGCAGAAAAAACGCAGTCGCCGAGCCCATCAGCCCCCCGCCGACAATCACCACATCGGCTTTTTTCACACTCATGACGAGACCTCCTCGGTGATCAGCATCGATAACGGTTTGACCGGCGCCTGGCCGCGCTGGCGCCCGACCGCCTGCACCGGCACGCCGGCAGCGGCGGCGATCACTTCGGCCCCGGCCTGGGAGCAATAACGCCCCTGGCAACGACCCATGCCCACACGGCTGAACGCCTTGGCGCGATTGACTTCGCAGGCGCCCTTCTCTTTCACCGTGCGCCGCAGCTCGCCAGCGCTGATCATCTCGCAGCGGCACACGATGGCGCTGTCCGGCAACGCCTTGGCCTGTTCGCTCGGCCACGGGAACGCCTGGGCCAGGCCCAGGCGGAATTGATCCATCACCGCCAGGGCCTGCTGTTGCTCATCCCGCAGGCCGGTGTCCACCGGTTGTTGCAGGTCTTCCAGCAGCGCCAGCGCCACCAGGCGCCCGGCATGCTCGGCGGCATCGGCGCCGCGAATTTTCGCACCGTCACCGGCCGCGTACACGCCCTTCACCGAGGTGCGCCCGGCGTCATCCGTGGCCAGCCACCATTGGCTTGATGCCTCATCGAACGCCATGCGACAGCCGGCCAGGTCACCCAGCTGGGTTTCCGGGCGCAGGTGGTAACCCAGCGCAACGGCATCGGCCTGCACCGTGACGGTCTGCCCGTTACCAGTGGTAAAGCGCACACCGCTTACACCATTGGCCGCGTCGCCCATCACTTGCAGCGGCTTGACCCCCAGGTGCACCGCCACCTTGGCGCGGTACAGTTGCGCCAATAGCTTGATCCCGGTGAACAGCACGCCAGGCCGCGCCAGCAGTTTGGGCAAGGCTTTCAGACGCAGGCTCAAGGCTGAGGTGTCGAGCACCGCCGCCACCTCGGCGCCGGCCTTCACGTACTGGCTGGCGACCAGGTACAGCAACGGCCCGCTGCCCATGAACACCACGCGATGACCGATGGACACGGCCTGGTTTTTCAAGGCGATCTGCGCCCCGCCCAGGCTGTAGGTGCCCGCCAGTTGCCAGCCCTCGATGGGCATCAGGCGGTCGGTGGCGCCGGTGCAGAGGATCAGTGCATCGTAATCCACCGTGGTGTGGCGGCCCTGGCTCACGCAGCACAGTTGCCCCGGCGTGAGGTTCCACACCAGGGTGTCGGGGCGGTAGTCGATGGCGTCGCGCAGGCGGTCGAAACTCTGGTGCAGCGCCTGGGCCTTGGCGGCCTCGCTGCCGTACAGGGTCGCGTAGTCGCGGGTGAAGCCTTCTGGCTGACGCCGATAGATCTGGCCACCGTCGCGGCGGTTTTCATCGATCAGGATCGGTTTGATCCCGGCCGCCAGCAGGGTTTCGGCGCAGCGCGCCCCGGCCGGTCCGGCGCCCACAATAACTACCCGTGCAGTGGCCATGTCGCCTCCGGTTGTGTGGTAACGATGTCCAGCCCGTCACGGACTTCATTGGAACAGGCGCGCAGGCGTTCGCCGCTGCGGGTCCACACCCAGCAATCCTGGCACGCGCCCATCAAGCAGAAACCGGCGCGGCGGCCGCTGTCGAATTCCGACTGGCGCAGCGCGTTGCCCTGGGTCAGCAGCGCGACCATCAAGGTGTCGCCCTGCAGGGCTTGGACGGCGGCGCCATCCACGGTCAGGCTGACCGTCGGCCGGCCCTGTTCGGCCAGCCTCACAAAACGCCCGTTCATGCATAGGCTCCCACAGTGAGGGTGTTGACGCCCTGCTGGGTATCCAGCAAATGGGCGCTGTCGTGGTGGCAAAGGATTTCACCACCGTCGTCAAGGCGGCGGCGCGGCGGCGCGGTGCGGTTGCACAGGCCGTCGACGCGCACCGGGCAGCGATTGAGGAAGGTGCACAGTTCCGGCCCATTGACCCGCTCGCCGAGCGCTGGCAGCGTGTCGCCTGCAGTACCGCAGGTTTCCAGCCAGCCCTGGCGCAACTCGGGCACCGAGTGAATCAACAGGTCGGTGTAGGGATGGAACGGCGGCTCGGCAAACGCCTGGCGACTGCCGGCCTGGACCTTACGGCCGCTATACATCACCACAATGTCATCGCACAGCGCGCGCACGGTAGAAATGTCGTGGCTGATAAACAGGTACGACACCCCCAGTTGCTGGCGCAGGTCGCGCAGCAGTTCGAGGATCGCCGCCCCCACCACGGTGTCGAGGGCCGAGGTCACTTCGTCGCAGAGGATCAGGTCGGGCTTGGCCGCCAGCGCGCGGGCCAGGTTGACCCGCTGCTTTTGCCCGCCGGACAGCTCATTCGGGCGCCGTTCGGCGAGGTCACGGGGCAGGCGGACCAGGTCGAGCAGTTCGCCGATGCGGGCTTGCAGCGCCGCGCCCTTGAGGCCGAAATACATTTTCAACGGCCGACCGATGATGGCCGCCACGCTGTGCATGGGGTTGAGCGCGGTGTCGGCGTTCTGGAACACCATCTGGATCCGCCGGAACTGTTCCGGGGTGCGCTCGGCGAGGCTGCCGCCCAAGGGCTGCCCGTCGAAGGCCAGGCCGCCGAGGGCCGGGGTCAGCAGCCCCGCCACCACCCGGGCCAGTGTGGACTTGCCCGAGCCCGACTCGCCGATCACGCCGATGGCCTGGCCACGGCGCACGGTGAGGTCGATGTCTTCCAATACCCGAATCGACGGCATGCCGTGCAGGTTCTTGTTGCCGTAGCCAGCGGTGAGGCCGGTGATGGTCAGCAGCGGAACCTCCCCGGCGACGCCGCAGGGCGGGCGAATAGTGGTGTCGGGCCGTGCGGCGGCCAGCAGGCTGCGGGTGTAGGCGTGGGTCGGGGCATTGAGCAGCGGCGCCGTGGCGCTCTGTTCGAGGATCTGCCCGCCGTTGAGCACCACGATCTGGTCGGCCATTTGCGCCACCACTGCGAGGTCGTGGGACACGTACACCGCCGTGGCCCCGCGCTCGCGCACCACGCGTTTGAAGGCGCGTAGCACGTCGATCTGGGTGGTCACGTCCAGGGCGGTGGTCGGCTCGTCGAGCACCACCAGCAGCGGGTCGCTGATCAGCGCCATCGCCGCCATCACCCGTTGCAGCTGCCCGCCGGAGACCTGGTGCGGGTAGCGTTGGCCGATGCGTTCCGGGCCCGGCAGCGCCAGGTCGCGGAACAGGCCGATAGCCTTGGCGTGCAGCTCGGCGCGCGTGCCCAGGCCGTGGATCAGTGCGCCTTCGATGACCTGGTCGATGAGTCTTTTCGCCGGGTTGAATGCGGCGGCGGCGCTTTGCGCGATATAGGACACACGGTTGCCGCGCAGGCCCTGCAATTGGTGTTCGCCCAGGGCGAGCATGTCATGCTCGCCGACCTGCACCACGCCGCCGGACAAGCGACACCCGCGCCGTGCATACCCCAGCAAGGCCAGGGCGATGGTGGTCTTGCCCGAGCCGGACTCGCCGATCAATGCCAGCACTTCACCTTGTTTCAGGGCAAAGCTCACGCCCTTGACGATTTCCACCTCGCCGCGCTCGCCGCAGGCGACCACGCGCAGGTCTTCGACGCGAATCAATTCAGTCATTTCAATGGCCTCCCGTGCGTCGACTACGTCGCGACGACAGATAGTCGATCAGCAGATTCACGCCGATGGTCAGCGTGCCGATGGCCAGCGCCGGAAGGATGATGGCCAGCGCGCCCTGGTTGAGGCCGCCGATGTTTTCCCGCACCAGCGAGCCGAGGTCGGCGTCCGGCGGTTGCACGCCCAGGCCAAGAAAACTCATGCCGCTGAGCAACAGCACGATGTAGCCGAAACGCAGGCCCAGGTCGGTCAATACCGGGTTGAGCATGTTCGGCAGGATCTCCACGCACGCCACGTAAAGCCGGCGCTCGCCACGGGTACGCGCGACCTGCACGTACTCCAGGGCTTCAATGTTGACCGCCATGCTGCGGGCGACGCGGAAGGAGCCGGGGATATAACTGATCACGGCCGTACAGATCAGCAACGTCACCGATGAGCCAAAGGCCGAGACCATGATCAACGCAAGCATTTTGCTCGGGATCGAGATGAAGGCGTCCATGATGCGGCTGATGATTTCGTCCAGCCACTTGGGCGAGACCACCGACAACAGCGCACACCCGGTGCCGAAGGTGCTGGCCAGTAACGCTGCCACCAGCGCCAGCCCGACAGTAAAGCGCGCGCCCACCAGCACCCGGCTGAGCATGTCGCGGCCCAGGTAATCGGTGCCGAATGGATGCGCGAGGCTGAAGCCTTCGAAGATGTTATCGGACACCACCTCCCCCACCGGGTGAGGTGCCAGCCACGGGCCGAGCAGCGCCACCAGCAGCCAGGCGACGCACACCACGCCGCCCAGCAGCCCCAGCCACGACGGGCCGCTGGACACCTTGGCGAGTGCCAGGGCGGAGGAGACAGGCTTGGATTTCGCAATGAGGTTGTTCATTGGTTTCTCAGCCTCGGATTGGACAGGATCGCGCACAGGTCGGCGAGCAGCACCAGGCCCAGGTAGGCCGCGCAGAACAACATGGTGCACGCCTGCACCAGCGCCATGTCGCGGTTGGTCACGGCATCGACCATCAAGCTGGCAATGCCGGGGTAGTTGAAAATGGTTTCGACAATCACCACCCCGCCCAACAGGTACGACAGGCTCAGGGCAATGGCGTTGGCAATCGGCCCGATCGCATTGGGCAAGGCATGGCGCAGCACGATGCGGATCGGGCTGACGCCTTTGAGGCGGGCCATTTCCACATAGGGGCTGTCGAGCTGGTCGATCACGGCGGCGCGGGTCATGCGCGCCATTTGCGCGACGATCACGCAGCACAGCGTCATCACCGGCAAGGCATAGGTGCGCAGAAATTGCAGCGGTGAGCTGATGTCGCTGGCATAGGAGAGGGCCGACAACCAACCGAGGTTGACCGCAAAAATCAGCACCGCCAGGGTCGCCACCAGGAATTCCGGCACCGCGACCATCGCCAGGGTGATGAAGCTCAGGCAACTGTCGATGCGCCCGCCCCGGCCCATCGCCGAGCCGATGCCGAGCACCAGTGCCACCGGCACCGAGACCAGCGCCGTGGCGCCCGCCAGCATCAGGGTGTTGGGCACCCGCCCCGCCATCAGCTCACCGACCGGCATGGCGTTGGAGACCGATACGCCCATGTCGCCAGTGAGCAGGCTCATCAACCAGTGCAGGTACCGCAACACACCGGGCTGGTCCAACCCCAGTTTCAGGCGCAGGGCCGCCACCTGTTCAGGGGTCGCGAACTGGCCCAGGGATTGTTGCGCCGCGTCCCCCGGCAGTACCGCCGTGATCGCGAACACGACCATGGACACGATCAACAAGGTCAAGGCCCCGGCGCCGAAGCGCCGGCCGATCAACCACAGTGTATTGCTATTCATCCCACCACCCTCCTCAAGCGTCCAACCACACCTGCTCGGCAAACATGTAGCCCATGAAACCGCCCAGTGGGTTGCTGTCGTAGCCTTTGATGCGCTGGTCGACGCCGTCGATATTGCTGATGAACACCGGCACGCCGATGCCGCAGTGGTCGTGCACCAGGACCTGCATGTCGCCATACATCTTGGCGCGCTTGGCGTCGTCGGTTTCGCCACGGGCCAGCATCAGCAACTGGTCGAACTGCTCGTTCTGCCAGCCGGACTCGTTCCACGGCGCCTTGGACTGGAAGAACTGCGAAAACATCACGTCGGCATTCGGCCGCGGGTTGATGTTGCCGAAGCTCAGCGGGTGCTTCATCCAGTGGTTGGACCAGTAGCCGTCGCTCGGCAGGCGGTTCACGTCGAGCTTGAGCCCGGCCTGCTTGGCCGACTGCTGCAACAGCACGGCGATGTCCACCGAACCGGTGGCGGCAGGCGAGGCCATCACGGGCATGGTGATGCTTTCCATGCCGGCTTTCTTCAGCAGGAACCTGGCTTTTTCCGGATCGTAGACCGTCTGCGGCAAGTCGGTGTTGAAGTAGCGCGAACCCGGCGCAATCGGGTGGTCGTTGCCCACCACCGCAAAGCCACGGAATACGGCGGACTTGACCTGTTCACGGTCGAGCAGCAGCTTCATGGCCTGGGTGAATTCCGGGCTTTTGCCGGGCAGTTGGTCCTGGCGAATGATCAAGTCAGTGTAGTTGCCCGACGGCGCGTCGACCACGCGGTGCTTGGCGCTGGCCTTGATGCGCGTGGTGGAGCGCGGGTTGACCTCGTTGATCATGTGCACGTCGCCCGACAGCAGTGCATTGACCCGCGATGGCTCGTCGGCAATCGCGATGAACTCGATCTCGTCGAGGTACGGCAGGCCCGGTTTCCAGTAGTTCTTGTTGCGCACCGCAATCGAACGCACGCCGGGCTTGAACTCGCCCACGGTGAACGGTCCTGTGCCGATGCCTTTGCTGAAGTCGCTGGTGCCCTCGGGGACGATCAACAGGTGTGACACCGCGAGGATCGACGGCAACTCGGCGTTGGCCGCGCTGAGGCGGATCTGCACTTCGTTCGGCCCGCTGGCCTTGATCTCGGCGAACTGCTCCATCAGCGGCATGACCTTGGAACCGGTCAGCGGGTCTTTGTGGCGGTTCAGGGAGAACACCACGTCGGCGGCGGTCAGGGCCTTGCCGTTGTGGAAGGTCACGTCCTTGCGCAGGGTGATGGTCCAGACGGTGGCGTCGGTGTTGTCGATGCGCTCGGCCAGTTCCAGTTGCGGCACCAGGTGCTTATCGAAGCGGGTCAAACCGTTGTAGAACATGTAGTGGCGCACATAGTCGGTGGACAGCGCGCCCTTGGCCGGGTCGAGGGTATCGGCGGTGGAGCTGGACATGCCGGCCACGCGGATCTTGCCGCCTGGCTTGCCTTTGCCGGCCACGGCGGCCTCGTCGGCGAACAGCTTGCCGGCGGCGCCGAACAGGCTGCCGGCACCGGCGGCGGCGACACCGGCCACGCCCAGCATTTGCAGGGCGTTGCGGCGCGACATGCCACGGTTGAGACGTTCGAACACCCGCAGGCTGTCCTGGCCGGAGATGAGTTCGGGGGTGTTTTTGTTGTCAGTCATAGCAAGGCTACCTGTCGATAATCGGAAGAATCGAGTGCTCACGGATGTCCGGAGCGTCCTGGAAACACAAACGACGGTGACGCAACAACGGCAACTCAGTGCAAATAGTCCTGGAAGCGGTAGTAAGCCCCCACGAACGGCAGGAACCACGGCTTGCCGAAATGCCCGGGAATCGCCGGCCATTCCAGTTCGCGCCAGGGGTTGGCGGCGGTATTGCCGGCCATGACATCGGCCATCACCTGGCCCATATGCACCGACATCTGCACGCCATGGCCGCTGTAGCCCATGGAGTGGAACACGCCGCCATGCTGGCCGGCGCGGGGCAGGCGGTCGGACGTCATGTCCACCAGGCCGCCCCAGCAGTAGTCGATCTTCACGTGCGCCAACTGCGGGAACATGTTCAGCATCGCCGCTTGCAGTACCTTGCCGCTCTTGGCGTCGGAGACGCTGTCGGACATGGCAAACCGCGCACGCCCGCCAAACAGCAGGCGGTTGTCCGGGGTCAGGCGAAAGTAGTTGCCGATCATGCGGCTGGTCACATAGGCGC
Coding sequences within:
- a CDS encoding ABC transporter substrate-binding protein yields the protein MTDNKNTPELISGQDSLRVFERLNRGMSRRNALQMLGVAGVAAAGAGSLFGAAGKLFADEAAVAGKGKPGGKIRVAGMSSSTADTLDPAKGALSTDYVRHYMFYNGLTRFDKHLVPQLELAERIDNTDATVWTITLRKDVTFHNGKALTAADVVFSLNRHKDPLTGSKVMPLMEQFAEIKASGPNEVQIRLSAANAELPSILAVSHLLIVPEGTSDFSKGIGTGPFTVGEFKPGVRSIAVRNKNYWKPGLPYLDEIEFIAIADEPSRVNALLSGDVHMINEVNPRSTTRIKASAKHRVVDAPSGNYTDLIIRQDQLPGKSPEFTQAMKLLLDREQVKSAVFRGFAVVGNDHPIAPGSRYFNTDLPQTVYDPEKARFLLKKAGMESITMPVMASPAATGSVDIAVLLQQSAKQAGLKLDVNRLPSDGYWSNHWMKHPLSFGNINPRPNADVMFSQFFQSKAPWNESGWQNEQFDQLLMLARGETDDAKRAKMYGDMQVLVHDHCGIGVPVFISNIDGVDQRIKGYDSNPLGGFMGYMFAEQVWLDA
- a CDS encoding (2Fe-2S)-binding protein, whose product is MNGRFVRLAEQGRPTVSLTVDGAAVQALQGDTLMVALLTQGNALRQSEFDSGRRAGFCLMGACQDCWVWTRSGERLRACSNEVRDGLDIVTTQPEATWPLHG
- a CDS encoding NAD(P)/FAD-dependent oxidoreductase, with amino-acid sequence MATARVVIVGAGPAGARCAETLLAAGIKPILIDENRRDGGQIYRRQPEGFTRDYATLYGSEAAKAQALHQSFDRLRDAIDYRPDTLVWNLTPGQLCCVSQGRHTTVDYDALILCTGATDRLMPIEGWQLAGTYSLGGAQIALKNQAVSIGHRVVFMGSGPLLYLVASQYVKAGAEVAAVLDTSALSLRLKALPKLLARPGVLFTGIKLLAQLYRAKVAVHLGVKPLQVMGDAANGVSGVRFTTGNGQTVTVQADAVALGYHLRPETQLGDLAGCRMAFDEASSQWWLATDDAGRTSVKGVYAAGDGAKIRGADAAEHAGRLVALALLEDLQQPVDTGLRDEQQQALAVMDQFRLGLAQAFPWPSEQAKALPDSAIVCRCEMISAGELRRTVKEKGACEVNRAKAFSRVGMGRCQGRYCSQAGAEVIAAAAGVPVQAVGRQRGQAPVKPLSMLITEEVSS
- a CDS encoding NAD(P)/FAD-dependent oxidoreductase encodes the protein MSVKKADVVIVGGGLMGSATAFFLRRRGQSVILLERDQIGQYASGVNFGNVRRQGRFLGQLALANRSWALWKRLPELIDDDLEFIPSGHMRVCYREDEIAELEAYAAAPEAQQLDLKIYGGAELHQRFGFLGPDVKGGSYAPHDGHANPRLAAPAFARAARRLGAQIEERTEVAEVQKVGADFQVTTTDGRQFHAAQLLITAGAWGQKLSAQFGEPVPLDTHGPQMAVTEPVPYALPTVIGVYTKVPEEVIYFRQIPRGNIVIGGGYRSKPDMLNRRAYVEPRSILNQVSQMRRLLPGVGNLNIIRVWSGIEGYLPDSLPVMGPSGTVDGLFYAFGFCGHGFQLGPGVGDVMAELLATGSTSTPIEPFSITRFALPDEQRSQAS
- a CDS encoding ABC transporter ATP-binding protein, which gives rise to MTELIRVEDLRVVACGERGEVEIVKGVSFALKQGEVLALIGESGSGKTTIALALLGYARRGCRLSGGVVQVGEHDMLALGEHQLQGLRGNRVSYIAQSAAAAFNPAKRLIDQVIEGALIHGLGTRAELHAKAIGLFRDLALPGPERIGQRYPHQVSGGQLQRVMAAMALISDPLLVVLDEPTTALDVTTQIDVLRAFKRVVRERGATAVYVSHDLAVVAQMADQIVVLNGGQILEQSATAPLLNAPTHAYTRSLLAAARPDTTIRPPCGVAGEVPLLTITGLTAGYGNKNLHGMPSIRVLEDIDLTVRRGQAIGVIGESGSGKSTLARVVAGLLTPALGGLAFDGQPLGGSLAERTPEQFRRIQMVFQNADTALNPMHSVAAIIGRPLKMYFGLKGAALQARIGELLDLVRLPRDLAERRPNELSGGQKQRVNLARALAAKPDLILCDEVTSALDTVVGAAILELLRDLRQQLGVSYLFISHDISTVRALCDDIVVMYSGRKVQAGSRQAFAEPPFHPYTDLLIHSVPELRQGWLETCGTAGDTLPALGERVNGPELCTFLNRCPVRVDGLCNRTAPPRRRLDDGGEILCHHDSAHLLDTQQGVNTLTVGAYA
- a CDS encoding ABC transporter permease — translated: MNSNTLWLIGRRFGAGALTLLIVSMVVFAITAVLPGDAAQQSLGQFATPEQVAALRLKLGLDQPGVLRYLHWLMSLLTGDMGVSVSNAMPVGELMAGRVPNTLMLAGATALVSVPVALVLGIGSAMGRGGRIDSCLSFITLAMVAVPEFLVATLAVLIFAVNLGWLSALSYASDISSPLQFLRTYALPVMTLCCVIVAQMARMTRAAVIDQLDSPYVEMARLKGVSPIRIVLRHALPNAIGPIANAIALSLSYLLGGVVIVETIFNYPGIASLMVDAVTNRDMALVQACTMLFCAAYLGLVLLADLCAILSNPRLRNQ
- a CDS encoding ABC transporter permease: MNNLIAKSKPVSSALALAKVSSGPSWLGLLGGVVCVAWLLVALLGPWLAPHPVGEVVSDNIFEGFSLAHPFGTDYLGRDMLSRVLVGARFTVGLALVAALLASTFGTGCALLSVVSPKWLDEIISRIMDAFISIPSKMLALIMVSAFGSSVTLLICTAVISYIPGSFRVARSMAVNIEALEYVQVARTRGERRLYVACVEILPNMLNPVLTDLGLRFGYIVLLLSGMSFLGLGVQPPDADLGSLVRENIGGLNQGALAIILPALAIGTLTIGVNLLIDYLSSRRSRRTGGH